From the genome of Falco cherrug isolate bFalChe1 chromosome 14, bFalChe1.pri, whole genome shotgun sequence, one region includes:
- the NRN1L gene encoding neuritin-like protein — translation MDRGWWRLLGVVCSLLLHLATSQEPISMAGKCDTIYKGFAGCLISLGDSMAQSVRQQQEEGGEEAQELDTICKSWDDFHTCASEVLSSCPEEAAAIWESLRQESRKIQFQGNLQELCSTQRGLASARGSPAAETNHATLRGSATPLRPHLLALLLLVPRL, via the exons ATGGACCGCGGCTGGTGGCGGCTGCTGGGGGTCGTGTGCTCGTTGTTGCTGCACCTCG ccaccagccaggaGCCCATCAGCATGGCGGGGAAGTGCGACACCATCTACAAGGGCTTTGCTGGCTGCCTCATCAGCCTGGGGGACAGCATGGCCCAGAGTGTtcggcagcagcaggaggagggcgGGGAGGAGGCACAGGAGCTGGACACCATTTGCAA GTCCTGGGACGACTTCCACACCTGTGCCAGCGAGGTGCTGTCAAGCTGCCCTGAGGAAGCAGCCGCCATCTGGGAGTCGCTGCGCCAGGAGTCCCGCAAGATCCAGTTCCAGGGGAacctgcaggagctgtgcagcaccCAGAGAGGCCTGGCCAGTGCCCGCGGCTCACCAGCTGCTGAGACCAACCACGCCACGCTGCGGGGCTCAGCCACCCCCCTGCGCCCCCacctgctggccctgctgctgctggtgccccgGCTCTAG
- the PSKH1 gene encoding serine/threonine-protein kinase H1 isoform X2 → MGCGTSKVLPEPPKDVQLDLVKKIEPYTGHNDIYKHFIKDDCGTVIKAGSPSPPHYANPYSGNHLPAHVDQPEPRKNKVAKYRAKFDPRVTAKYDIKALIGRGSFSRVVRVEHKATKQPYAIKMIETKYREGREVCESELSVLRRVRHTNIIQLIEVFETQDRVYMVMELATGGELFDRIIAKGSFTERDATRVLQMVLDGVRYLHTLGITHRDLKPENLLYYHPGTDSKIMITDFGLASARKKGDDCLMKTTCGTPEYIAPEILVRKPYTNSVDMWALGVISYILLSGTMPFEDDNRTRLYRQILKGKYSYSGECSMVSSFKKKNLCVKKDEISSHKAELG, encoded by the exons ATGGGCTGTGGGACAAGCAAGGTGCTTCCCGAGCCCCCCAAAGATGTGCAGCTAGACCTGGTTAAAAAAATTGAACCTTACACAGGCCACAATGACATATACAAGCATTTCATCAAAGATGACTGTGGGACTGTCATCAAAGCTGGCTCTCCCTCACCTCCACATTACGCTAACCCGTATTCTGGGAaccacctgcctgcccacgtgGACCAGCCTGAGCCCCGCAAGAACAAGGTGGCTAAGTACCGCGCCAAATTTGATCCCAGAGTGACAGCCAAGTATGACATCAAAGCTCTTATTGGGAGAGGGAGTTTTAGTCGTGTTGTACGGGTGGAACACAAGGCTACCAAGCAGCCCTATGCAATCAAGATGATAGAGACCAAATATCGGGAGGGGAGGGAAGTGTGTGAGTCGGAGCTTAGTGTGCTAAGGCGGGTTCGCCACACCAATATCATCCAGCTTATTGAGGTGTTTGAGACCCAGGACCGTGTGTACATGGTGATGGAATTGGCAACTGGAGGGGAACTGTTTGATCGCATCATTGCTAAAGGTTCCTTCACAGAGAGGGATGCTACGCGTGTGCTGCAGATGGTGTTAGATGGTGTGAGGTATTTGCATACACTGGGTATCACACACCGGGACTTAAAACCAGAGAATCTGCTGTACTACCATCCAGGAACAGATTCCAAAATCATGATTACGGACTTTGGACTGGCAAGTGCTCGAAAGAAGGGAGATGACTGCCTGATGAAAACCACGTGTGGGACCCCGGAGTACATTGCTCCAGAGATCCTGGTCAGGAAGCCGTACACAAACTCTGTGGACATGTGGGCGCTGGGTGTTATCTCGTACATTCTCCTGAGTGGCACTATGCCCTTTGAAGATGACAACCGCACCCGCTTGTATCGGCAGatcctgaaaggaaaatacagttacTCAGGCGAG TGCAGCATGGTGagctcctttaaaaaaaaaaatctgtgcgTGAAGAAAGATGAGATCTCTTCCCATAAAGCAGAACTGGGATGA